Proteins encoded by one window of Sciurus carolinensis chromosome 12, mSciCar1.2, whole genome shotgun sequence:
- the C4bpb gene encoding C4b-binding protein beta chain produces the protein MFCRIVCCLVPVMWLVSALDENCLGLPTVDNSVFVAKEVEGQILGTYFCIKGYHLVGKKTFLCNASEGWNMSTTECRLGHCPDPVLVNGEIQFVKPVNISDKITFKCNDHYILRGSSWSQCQEDHSWAPPFPICVSKDHRPPGDTAHGYFEGRNSTSGSTSSSCEERYHLEGLQKQQDIDGDQGSILPCERIHKPGLQTGFEKALERKDPCSAIKNFMKRLKESGSTIEELKYSLEMQKAELEAKLWQYNS, from the exons ATGTTTTGTCGGATCGTGTGCTGTCTTGTACCAGTCATGTGGTTGGTTTCTGCCTTAGATG AGAATTGTCTAGGACTTCCCACAGTGGACAACAGCGTATTTGTTGCAAAGGAGGTGGAAGGACAGATTCTGGGGACTTACTTTTGTATCAAGGGCTACCACCTGGTAGGAAAGAAAACCTTTCTTTGCAATGCCTCTGAGGGATGGAACATGTCCACCACCGAGTGCCGCT tgGGCCACTGTCCTGACCCTGTGCTGGTGAATGGTGAAATTCAGTTCGTCAAGCCTGTGAATATAAGTGACAAAATCACATTTAAGTGCAATGATCACTACATCCTCCGGGGTAGCAGTTGGAGCCAGTGCCAAGAAGACCACAGCTGGGCACCTCCCTTTCCCATCTGCGTAAGCA AAGACCATCGCCCTCCTGGAGATACAGCCCATGGatattttgaaggaagaaattcCACCTCAGGGTCTACCAGTTCGTCCTGTGAGGAAAG GTACCACCTAGAGGGCCTACAGAAGCAGCAGGACATTGACGGGGACCAGGGCAGTATACTTCCCTGTGAGAGGATCCACAAACCAGGTTTACAGACTGGGTTTGAGAAGGCACTG GAGAGGAAGGATCCTTGCAGTGCCATAAAGAACTTTATGAAAAGATTAAAGGAAAGTGGTTCAACAattgaagaattaaaatattctctGGAGATGCAAAAAGCTGAGTTGGAGGCAAAACTATGGCAATATAATAGCTGA